TTCGACTATGACAACAATGCATTTCTTAGAAAATCAATACTTTTTTGCAATTTTATGCGCTATGTATTTTTTGCATGAACATCCTTTCTTATATACAGATACATATTTTCCAAATCatcgatattttatttagataataTGAACATTTATATGGATTTAGATGAACATTTATTTATGAACAAACTGGGGATGACATACATGCACAGATGCGCAACACGAGGTAGCCATGTCAACGTGGCGTGTCAGTGAACGTTGAGCACATGCATATTTGAAGTGAAAGCCAGCACACGCTGCAATCATCATTCTAAAGAGGTAATTCAGAAGACACTGAGATTAGAAGAGAATTGATGGCAACAATGTTTTTAAAAAAAGCATACTGCTAGGACTATTTGTAATCTGCAATGAAAGTCAACACACACATTCTAAAGAGGGAATTCAGAAGACACTGCGATTAGAAGAGAATTGATGAGGACAATGTTTTAATAAAGCATACTACTAGGACTATTTGTAATCTGGAATGCCAGCATTGTGTTATCGGCAAGGCAGGCCCAGACTTACATGTAATCAGCACAGGTAGACAAGTGGTATATGAGACATCTGAATCTTTTTCCTTGTGAAATAAGGGACATATGGATTCTCCATAGAAATAGTTCAGGATAAAAAGATATTAGCAGCATCCCTGATAAACATACTGAAGCAAATGGTTGCAAGAAACATGTCAGCTGGATTCACCCATCTCAAATTGTGAACAAGAGTTGCAGATCCAGTACATTTGCAAATATCCATGTGATGTTGTGACATCAACTGCTAGAATAAACCAGGGATTTAAAGTTTGAAGGGTGTTATTCTAAAAAAAAGTTTGATGGGTGGTTTATAAATAATACGGAAGGAATTCAACCTGTTGTAAGAAAATGTTTGAACCCTGAACCTATGTGTCTGCATACACCTGAAAACAAGCACAGGCTATATGTAATTGCACGAGAAACTGAAATTGGTCTTACACATTTTCTGAGCTATCAAAAGAATTTGCACCTTGTTCTATTTCCATATTCAGTCAGCTCACCTGTTTTGCGAGTTGGGACTGGCCTTACCACATTTTAATTCGCTGGAATCCCGAGCAGTGTGTACACAGAGAAACTTCACCTGCAGTAGTAAATGGTTGCTGGATATACTTTCACCATTGGAATATAGTAAATTGCTTCTACTGATAATTTATTGGTTGAACTGATATGCATGTCCTGACATTAGCAAAGAAGTAATATCTTCTGGAATGATTTAGCAATTGAGCATATGAAAGTTTCAAGAAGATATAAACCAAGCAAAAAAAAATGAGATATCAAATTGTGACCAACTAGAAAAGAAACAAGAAATTAGTTTCCTGTATTGTATGGAAGCACTGCAAATAAAAATAGAGGTTCAGAGTATACATAGGATAACTTAAGCACGGCGGCCAACACATATTAAGGTTCCGAAATATGAATAACTTGAGTTTACAGATCATATTACAGGCTCAGGTTTGGCTAGGATCTTATGGGTATGTCTTGGTTCCTTGATTGTGGTCAGCTGATCCATTTTAAGTTCTGCACTGCTGCTCTTCCTCTACCATGGCAGTTTGTATGCAGTCCGGCGACAGACAAGCAGGAAGACCACACTCCAATCTTTTATCTGGGATCCAAGTTGGTGTTTCACGTTCAAATGGTATGATATCTCTGAACTGGTGTGGTATAATATCTCTGTACTCGCGTGAGAACTTACTGAACTTTTTCCTCCAGGTGCTAACTAGATAGGGCAGGCTGTAGTATGGGGACATGTATGAAGCAGTCCTAACCCCAATCTCACAACAGACGGCAATAACATGAGAGCAAGGCTTGTGAAGCAGCTGCGGCTTGTTGCATGAACAGGTGGCAGTTTTTCGAATCGTGGATCCTTTACACTTATCCATGCTGAAGGTATTCTCCAACTTCAGGTGAACGGTCACCTCCCTCTTCCTTCCCTCAACTGTAAATTTCCGATCATCTTCCCCACTAATAATATTTTTATCAGTGGTGTACGTGTAAGTCAGGTTATGCATCTCGGCTTTCTGCATTTTGGAATTCATGTCAACCTGGACACGTTCTGGGAAGTTAAGTGATGGGTTGCCAATTGCTTTGTTTGCTGCAGCACTCGTGTTTTCGAAGTACTTTACCAAGCGCAGGAATGTCACCTCCACTATCGCACTAAGCGGAAGGCAGGTTATCCCTTTCAATACAGGGTCGTTCTTGTGTAGATCAGTTATATCACTGCCCATGATGCCATATCTTGCTCCTCCTCTGTCATACGCCAGTGACCACTTCTCCCTTGGTTTCAGATCAATCCAATCAGAGAAATTTGTTATTTTTCTGTTGTTATCATCGGCTTGTTCTCCTTCCTTCACATCCTCCACTGAATCAGATTGGTTGCGTGGGTTTTCTGCCTCTACCCCTGCCACCTCATGCTCGACTGGTTCCAGCTGCATTTCCCCGGTAGCACTTTGCTCTTTCTCCAACATATACTTGGACGTCAACTCGTCTAGCTCGTTCCACATTTTAGCAAACTTATGGCGTCGCTTCTGCTGACAAAGTTTCTTGAACATCATTACCAGCTCCTTGTCGCCAAAATATGCAGAGAAATCTTCAGCAAGGTCCTCCATGCACCACCGGCTTTCTGCTTTCCGCCACTTTCGTTGACGAGAATTCAGAAGGTCCTCCATAGCATCGATCAACTCACTTTTGTAGTCATGTATAAGGCAAACATCAGACTGATGCACCACTGCTCGCTCCAAATTCTGAAGAAACCACAGCCAGGTTGCTTTGGTCTCGCCCTCAACGATAGCACATGCTACCGGAATGGAGAAATCATTAGCATCAAATGCTACAGCAGTCAACAGCATCCCTTGATATTTCCCGCATAGTGGTGTGGCCTTGATGCATAGCACAGGGCGACAGGTACGGAAGGCCTGTAGGCACTGTCCAAATGCCCAAAACATACGCTGGAGGACTCGAAAATCTTTACAGTCTGCAACCTCTGCATCCTTAATATCTACAAAACCACCAGGATTTTTGCGTGCTATTTCTCTAAGTAACCTCGGGGCAAAGTTGTGTGAGTCATAAAAGGTACCGTACTCCCTCTCCAGCGCAGACTGTCTTGCCCTCCACGCCTCAGCAGGACTCATGTGCTCGCCCAAGTGACCACTGAAATAATCTACAATTTCCATCGCTGTCATTGACGGTTTTTCCACAAGGTCACGGAAGCCGATACGACTACTTGACAGGCATTTCGTCCCAGGTAACACAACCGTCAGCAGGTGAGAATAACCGTTATTTACGGATTTGAGCAAAATGTCGTAGTGCTTGATCTCAGAGGATTGCACATACAGCATGAACTTCTGCGTCACATTCCGTTTTCTCTTCATTTTGTTGGCGAAGGAACTCCAGCACTTGTCACTCGTGAAATAATGTGTGTCCCAGGGGCAGTAGTCGAGAGGACATTCCAAATCAGAGGACTCTTCATCAAAGAAGTCGTTCTTGTACTGTTTGAGGAGGCCCTTAATTTCGAGATCCTGTGTCTCTGGATGGAGCCGGAACAGTTTGAAGATCCAGAGCTGCAGATCCACCAACGACATGGACTGCGGCTGCAGCGGTAGTTCACCGACTAAGTGCGCACATTTGTTCTTTGCGTGAAGTCCTGGGCAGTCATCAACTAAATCTTCTCCCCGCACCCTGAAGAAATCTTCTCTACGCCCGTAGTACACAGGCATCTGAATCGGTTCTTCCACCTACAACACAAAAAAGTGCCGCAACAGAGTTACAGAGATGCAAAAGATTCAGACGAATCACGCTACCAAGCAAATATTGTCGCGGGGAGGGGGGTTGATGGGCACATTAAAGTACATACCTGCAGCTTGCGAGGCTTCCTCGTAGCCTTCGCCGTCGCCGGGGCCTTCCGTTTCTTCGCGCCGGTGACTGTACCCTACGAGATCAAAACACACAGATTTTCAAGAAAAGCGGTGGCGCCGAATCCATCGGTATGGCGAGAGCGGTGAGGGGAACTGACCAGGTTGGGGCCGGAGGCATCGAGGAGCGCATCGGAGCCAGCGAGGGCGGGGAATGCAGTGGCGGCGTCGGCACGTGGGTCCTTCATCGCCGACGGGTTCGGGGCAGGGTCGCCAGCGTCGGAGCCCATCTCGGCGTAGGTTTCCATGTTAAGGACTCTGGACTTCTGGAGTGTGCGCATTTGGGGACGGGGAAAGAGTTTTCCCGCGCTTCTTGGAGTTTTCCCTCCATTTCCTCGTGATGGGCCGTTTGTGGGGCTCTGAGTTGCTGGACGTTTCGGCCTGGTAATTTATACCTCTCTCTTAAAGTACTTCCTCCGGATCCTTAGACCATCTCTAACAGACGCGCTAAAATTACGCGGTGCAGAAAAACCGCTATTTTAGTTGGTCTAGGAGCGAAAACGTGTTTCCAGCAGACGCGGAAAAATAGCACGCACGGAACTTTTTGTTGCGCCATTTTGCGATATCCTTACCGCTCGCGCTAGCGCGTGCGGCAAAACCGCAAAAGTCACCCGTGAGGCGTGCACTCAATCGCCGCTGAAACTTCCCCCTTCTCCACGCGCGCCACCTCTCAATCCACCGCTTCAGCTGAGCGCGCCACGCGGTACCGTGCCACCGACAAGAAGATGCCGTTGTGCCGCGGTCGGAACTCCTCCGACTACATCGACGTCCATGCTTATGCTTGATATGTAATTCGCCTTTTTattttcacattgagattttTGAGACATTTGAACGGCCGTGTGCATCCTACCTATACAGAGGTCGAATGTAATTGCTTGTCAAAGTAATAAAACACCCATTGTTAAAAAAATGCATTGAGCTCTTTCCATATTTTAACAAGCTTAATTACTCGCCTTTGCTGACATAGTTTATTGAACATCATCACCAGCTTCTTGTCACCAAATATGCAAAAAAAAGGTGTCCGCAAGGTGCTCCATGCACCATCGGCCAGGTCTTGGAGGAACGCCCGGTTCGGCAGTTTCCACCGAGCCACCCCCGTTTCCGCAGAACTGGAGAACGCCGCATCCTCACAGAGCCACAATGGGAGATGTCGGGAGCTCGTGCGGGGCGGCAAAATCTCGGTGGGATGAATTCGGTCACCGCGCTTGAATTATCGCCACCGTATATAAGGGCGGCTGTCTCACCGGCAAATCCAAATCCCCCATTTCCCACCATTTCGAGCTCATCAACCCTTCCCGATCTAACGATATGGCCGGCTCTTTCTCACCCGCACGGTCGGCAAGGcttgcggcggcgacgacggctgtGGCGGCGGCTACTGGTCACGgatggtcatcttcttcctctgcgTCGATGACTTCGGTTGTGGTAAGCTTCTGCAAACCCTAGCCTTAGATCTAGATCTTTTGGGTACACAAGGGGGGTCTGAACGAATCCATTGTAGGACATTCCTTCGTCGCCGGTCGAGGTTGTGGAGTTTGTCCAGGTTGCATCTAACTATACGACGGGGACCGTTGTCGCCATTGACTCTTCCACTGTGACGGTGGTGCTGCCTGCATCTTCGCCAGGGTCCCCTGCTTCCCCGACCTCGGTGCTGCGTGTGGCTCCTTTGACTGTAAGACCGATCTTACTTATCTCGTTTTCATTGATGTGgtagtggtagttcattgatgtgGTACTGCTTAAAGATGTGGATGTGGTACtggtagttcattgatctgctaGTGTTTGTCATGTAGGCGATCATACTTTTGGGTTCCCCTGATCTATCTGCGCCTACTATGAATGCTCAATcatggtttggaaacctgagcTATCAGAGTTTGTACTGAACCGGTTGGTTCAGCTCGTCCGTACCGGCATCTGCTTCAACATGGGATTCAAGGAGCAGCAAATGAAGAAGGTAGCCGCGGATGATGTTGCATTCGCTGGCGTACATGTCACCACTCTTGAGCTGTACAACCACATAAGAAACTAGAGAACGAAGTGGAGCGTCATTATGAAGATGAAATCCGATCGCATTCTGGACTGGAGCGAAGGTGGTTGCGGCTTCTACGACGGTGATGAAGAGACAGcggacaagtacatgcatgtacGAAGCCTCATTTGGTTCCTGCATAGATCTGAAAGTATATATGTGAATGTCATCTGCACTAACACAGTTGTTCCTTGTGGATTGCAGCGCTACCCGAAGCATCGTCAGTACGTCGGCACTCTGATCACGAACTACGCTTAGATGATGACGATCTTCACGCCCCGGTTTGTGTGCAAGGCGCAGCTGTTCCAACTTGCTGGTCAGGGCTATCGACTTCATTGTAGACAATGAAGCAGAGTACGCCGTGTACCGTAAGCTGCAGCCACCGGAGAGGAGGAGCTGCCTTAGGACCTGGCTCCGCAACTAGTTTACTGCTTAGTGCTTATGATTCCTTCTTCATGATCTGCTGATTTTGGGAGGTGATCTTGTATCCCTCCAATAGCTAGGACTTGCTACAACCTGATCCCCGGTCTGTAACATTAAACTTGTTCGAGGTGGTATTATACTAACCCCTCGTGATGAAACTGTGATGCATCACGAAGTATAGTTGCTTCGCTCGTGATGCATCGCCCACTAAGTAGTTGATGTGTATTACCAGCACCTTTTGTGATGAACTGAATCTGATGTGTGCTGTTATTCAGTACTGGGTAACCTCACCACTCTAAGGGAAGGTGATACCACAGTACGTAGCTATGTGCAACCAAACACGCTGTGGGATGCACGAGCAGCGAAGAAAGTAGTGGAAACGGACAACCAAACGATGGGCCTGACTTCCCTCTCCGATACCAAACGACCTGGCtttcgggaggaggaggaggaggaggttggtTGTCACCTATATGGTCACGATCGAACATTAGACCATATAGGTGACAACCAACCTAGAATTGCAACGAACCGCTCGCTCTAGGATCACAAACATCCAGGCATGGATCACAGTTATGACCGCTTACGCGTGAATGAAAAGCTTCCGCGGCTCGTCATAATTAATTTGGTGTTGCAAACAGAGAACGGCAAATTAAGCTAAGTAACGGGAAATCGGCTTGAGTTCTAATGGTTTCGGCCCATAGAGGGTTAGAGGTGCTTACAACCTTGCTTGAAGCCGGCACCATGGTGCCGTCGGCGAGACGATAGGGAAAAGATGGTGCTCGACATGAAGCGAGGTCACCGCTACCGCAAATCTGCGAACCCCGTCGCCCAGGGTAGTCGGTGAGGCAGATCTGCCTTGTACGACTTGCCGGTGCCGCAGATCTAAATCGTTGTCACTCCCTTAGTTGTCCAGGAGGCAAAATAGGGAACGGTGTCTTCTCCAACTGAGTTGACCCACTATGGGGCGGTGAGCGTACTTTTTGCACCATATCAGCCAGCCAATTTCCCCCCTCCCAACATCTCCCTCTGCACTCCTGTGTTCCCGACTTCCCTCCTTTTGCGCCCGCCAGCGGGTCTGTCCCTACCATCCCATACGAGCCAACAACGCGGAACACATTTCGAACTCACGATTTTTGCATCCCTGAAGGTGGGAAACAACTTTCTGAGCAACCAAACTCGCTCTGAAGGTATTCACGAGGGACGCGGGCCAATCCCAGCCTGTAGCATCTCTAAATTGGAAAGTATCTGGTGCAAATGGACTAAATGCTCAATATATGAAAATTTTAGATATGGTCCATAAGTTGTGCACCAACGATCAGATTGTGAATCGTTCCACCTCGTGCCACTTTGCAAATATGTACCTGTATATGTTTGTCTTTCTGAATCTCAGTCCTTCTCCCTTTCCGGGCGAGCTGGGATATCTAGGAGGAGATGCAGATGGTTTCCAGCGAGGTGCTACACGTCGGCGTGGCATGACCAGGCAGATCAGAAGCACCTGACGCTCCCCACAGCCAGATCTATATGTTAGTCAGCTAACCCCTGGACATTGTTCTTCCTGCTGATATCTTGTAGTGCATCAACATGGATACTTCTGCCCTGATCAAATTCCATACACGTGCATCTGAAATTCATGACCGAAAGAACCCAACAATCTGTATGCTCAATCAAATGAAAACTATAACCCATTCTTTATTTTCTGCGAGGATCTAATTCTTTCTGTTTGAAAGAGTCGGAACAAATAGTTATATTTATCCCATGTTTCATTGTCTATATATTCTTAAGATCCATGGCTCAACTTCAACCATACACTGAATGAGTGAACAGACGTATGTGCTGGCGGGAGAAAGAGTAACATCTAGCCGTTAGTATAGATCTAGTGGAccatattcaaaaaaaaaaagattttcAGGAAGTAGTACATTTCCACTGATATTTCCCTTCTCTACATTTGTGTGTTTTCTGCTGGTTGTTCCGAATGTCTTCTGTAGAGGATCGAGCAACTCTATCTCTTTTGCATGTATAATGCATACACTCTAGAGCATACACAATGAGGACCATTGGGCCGATGAGAAAATTTATATATGTATAACATGTTTCAATCAATATACTAATAATCACACCACTTTTTTGAAAGCCAAACACATCAGTCACAAGTTCAGCATAAAAAAAATTGAAGAACCTACAATGAAAAGCAGTACGTAAGACAAATTGTGCTTGTATAATGAAACAAACATTATTCGGTCGTCATAGCGCCCCATCCACCATTGGAAGTAATTACTCATCATGGATCATTCTGAAAAAGGAAGAAAATCATCCATGCAAGGAGTGTAGATGAATGACTCGACTAAGGGTAGCCCACGATGATGATGCCTGTCTAGTTGCACTGGGTAAGGGGACCCCAAGTATTGTAGCTTGGAGTTGTTGAGGTAGTAAGCGAACCCTTGGAAACGGTTGCCCAAGAAAACAATTTCTTTGCGAGGATGGTACCCCAACATGTCCACAGGGAAGTAATAATCTTTGTAATCCGTGGCAGTCCCTTCTTTTGCATCCGCGTCACTATCATCACTAGAATCCCATTGATAGTCTCCTCTTTCGTGTGGCTCTTCTCCACGAGAAGCTACTGTCCAGCACTTCTCAGTCGTTTCACTTCTGATGTGTCGGTTGTTGTGTTGCCTAAAATTTTGCTCAAGGTCAACTTGATGCTTCAGCTCCCACTCCGGTGTTTGACTTGATTCTGTGTTGTGCAATACCCACACGTGAAATTGGTACCCATGGATAGCAGTGTAATAGACACCATGCTTGGATTTCCCTAGATACCCGTATGTCCTAAGACGCCTCTTGTAGCCGGTTGTGTCTAGTTTTGGTGTTTTGATCACTTGGTACTTTTGCTCTTCCAGTGACAACCTACACACACAAATATATATTTACTCTGTCATCCATGCCAATCTAGACAAATCTATCACACTTATTTCCGAACGAAAGGAGTTTGATTTAGAAGAAGAAAAAATCACTGGCAAAAGGTAAGTAGGAACAAGAACACTACTCAACAAAAATACAGGATGGTAGCATTCGTCCATACCTCATGATGAAACCAATGTCGCAGTGTACGTAGAATGATGCCCGCCAAAACACAGCGTGGTTTCGACGCGTGCAGCGGCTGCTAATTGGCGACAATGTATCTGACGACACATCCGAGATAGTAACAGCCGCGTCACCAGTACGGATAAACGGTTTCTCCTCCCACCGGTTGGTTCTTGAGGAGAACACTTGCAGTGGGTACATATACGGTGGCCACTCCTTTGAGCCCCAGGAGGAGTTAGGCTCATGCCCGTACTCTGTTGCTGAACATTGTGGCTCACCAGCAGGTTGTAGATCTTGCTTCTTGTCAAGCACATCAGGAAAAAAGAATACGTCGTAGTGCAgcgacacggttggatcgaacattAGGTACAAACGACGGCGGTAGTAAGGCAAGTGGCTATGTGCAGGGGGCACGCGCGGCGGGGGCGGCAGCGTCGCCCACCGCCATGTCGCGGGGTTGCAGACGTACATCGCCTGCCCGTTCTCGTAGAGGAGGAGGCCGCTGCGGTGTTCCAGGACACCATGGTAGCGGCTGCTCGAGTTGCCAGGCAGGAAACTCAGCGTGGACGActgggtaaaggtccctgcaggcgtGGTGCGGGAGAAGAATCTGAGGCTTCGATCCGGGACGTAATTGATGAAGATGCCGCGCAGAGGGCACGGCACGAGGTGCGCGACCACGAGGAGCAGCCCGTGGGCGTCGACGGCGGCGCGCCAGTGCTTGCAGATGGTCCGGGAGGCAGCTAGTCCCCGCGGAGGGAGGCGGCGGAGGATTTCCGCGAGCAACTCATCAGGGAGATCCTCCATGGCTGGCTGGCTATGAGCCACGCTCGGAAGGGTTTAGGATGTTGCCTATACACGGCCGTCCTCACATAGCTAGTTTTGCAAGTCAAGACCCGGCTGCCCACAAATCTTGGCCGCGTCGCGATCGAAACGAAAAGacacataattaattttctcggcCGGATAGCAAGCGAGTCGATCGGTCGGCTACCATCGAACGAAACCAGCCTTTAATTTTCTCTCGTGCCTGACGCGCGGAGCACACGAGATCGGGAGATGCGGTTTGTGTTTTGTCTTGTGGCGGCGTCTGACGTCGTAGATAATCGAGATTGACCTTGAGGTATAAACTCCAAggaaggcccatgtcatttttttCTTTCTGAAAGACCCTTATCGTTCCCAAGAAGCCCAATCGAGGTCTGCAAGCCTGCAATCACGGGAAGAAGTGAGGAGAAAGTGTaatgctgtgtttggatgcacaGAATCTACCCATAGAATTGAATTAGACTGAAATTCCAAATCTAAGGTGGAAAGGAAATGGCCTCAATTTCAATTCTGCTGTTTGGGTGTACAAGGTATTTGTTGTTGGAATCAGAGGGTAACCCCGAATTCTAATTCATGTTTGGATGCAACATCAAATTGGAATTGGAAAGGGGCAGGGAGAGGGTCAGTCAACCAGGGAGAAGCCACCGCTCGGGCCACC
This region of Lolium perenne isolate Kyuss_39 chromosome 2, Kyuss_2.0, whole genome shotgun sequence genomic DNA includes:
- the LOC127331868 gene encoding uncharacterized protein — protein: METYAEMGSDAGDPAPNPSAMKDPRADAATAFPALAGSDALLDASGPNLGTVTGAKKRKAPATAKATRKPRKLQVEEPIQMPVYYGRREDFFRVRGEDLVDDCPGLHAKNKCAHLVGELPLQPQSMSLVDLQLWIFKLFRLHPETQDLEIKGLLKQYKNDFFDEESSDLECPLDYCPWDTHYFTSDKCWSSFANKMKRKRNVTQKFMLYVQSSEIKHYDILLKSVNNGYSHLLTVVLPGTKCLSSSRIGFRDLVEKPSMTAMEIVDYFSGHLGEHMSPAEAWRARQSALEREYGTFYDSHNFAPRLLREIARKNPGGFVDIKDAEVADCKDFRVLQRMFWAFGQCLQAFRTCRPVLCIKATPLCGKYQGMLLTAVAFDANDFSIPVACAIVEGETKATWLWFLQNLERAVVHQSDVCLIHDYKSELIDAMEDLLNSRQRKWRKAESRWCMEDLAEDFSAYFGDKELVMMFKKLCQQKRRHKFAKMWNELDELTSKYMLEKEQSATGEMQLEPVEHEVAGVEAENPRNQSDSVEDVKEGEQADDNNRKITNFSDWIDLKPREKWSLAYDRGGARYGIMGSDITDLHKNDPVLKGITCLPLSAIVEVTFLRLVKYFENTSAAANKAIGNPSLNFPERVQVDMNSKMQKAEMHNLTYTYTTDKNIISGEDDRKFTVEGRKREVTVHLKLENTFSMDKCKGSTIRKTATCSCNKPQLLHKPCSHVIAVCCEIGVRTASYMSPYYSLPYLVSTWRKKFSKFSREYRDIIPHQFRDIIPFERETPTWIPDKRLECGLPACLSPDCIQTAMVEEEQQCRT